ataaaatttaatgtagGTTTCAGTTGAAAGGGACCATATAGGATTCCATCCCCACGCACACCAACTTTACTGTaggaatttataattttgttcgAATATCAGTAATTTTCAAAGCCTTTTCCATGATCAATAAAATAAAGAGCAATCGATATTAGTCGGTGTGAACAGTAGATAAATCATTTCAGGTATAGTTACTTTGATTACCCGTTGGAAAACAATAGGTCCAAATCTAAAACTTTATGTCCTTCgaaataatcaaacaaaattcTACTGTAGGTAAtctttatcaaatattttaactaacCTAGAAAGTCAAAGGTTCATGTCAGTAGGTCTCCATTTCCTATATTTTCTTGGTGAAGTTTCTCGTTCGTTGTTAAACTACAGAATCATATCCACACTCAACTGATTTAACCACTTTACCGTTATTAGAacaaaaaacctaaaaatagtTGGTTTATGGATATTTTACGGCAACTACTTTGACGTTGCATcccgtatattttttttagtgacttgataataaaataaaatgtatacaGAAAGTGTGGATCGTATCAACGGCCAGATGGAAGTCCACACATTCTGTAAAAATTGGTTAATTATGAAAGAAGATCGTGTTACAGTCACACTTACATTCATGTCTTGTTAGTTACATGTATTCATGTAACTGTTTATGTAAGACTTGCGAAAGTAACTTAATTACTACGCTAATTTATGCAAAATTTGTGGCTCATGATCCCAATCCTCcgacaaatttaatattaacgTCATCTATATTTCACATCTGCTCACAAAAGACGACAAATTCCTTTTAagatttgatttaagttatttgtaaatttgtactaactatatatatttgctACAAATCGCCTTACTTTATTATGTCCTTATTGCAGCATTAATAAGCAAGATTCTTGTGATCCTGTCACTTGATATTTCGACCAAAGAGCTCACACATCTTACTTTTGGTCGAGGAGCTCGCACATCTTGACTGTAGATTGTTTACAAATTAAATGAGAaccgcaaaaagaaaaagaaatctacCTATACAACATCTGATAACTTTTTGACCGACAAAACTGCCATTCGGCATTGTTTTCTGTTCATGTTGTTATTTACGTTGTAAGTCGAAAAtactgtgtatatatatattaacgaaTTTATAGTGGTTTAATGGTTCAGATTTCTCTGTAAGAGTCTTGTTATGAAGGTACTTAGGGTTCGAATCATTCGACGCATGTTTTGAAGTTTAGTTTGATCTTTTGGTAGTGACGATCTCCCATTTCATTTGTCTAACAAGGTGATACGAACGAACACACGTACATGATACATGTAATATCAAATTATACGAAGTAAGctgtaatataaaattaaactaataaattaaaatgtgatttattataattaaagcGTAATAGTTGCATGCGTGATGTTAATTACCAAAAGAGGGTCAAATATAAACCCTGGCTACGTTGACTTGTAATATAAGAAACATATAATAAGAAGAGACCCCGATGGATAACCCTCACAACgagattataaaatgatatataaagcACAACTAATCAGGCGTATGTCGTAGTTATTCATTAATCAAGCTCCTAATAATGGCTGCTTGTGGGCTATTAGGATCAATGGTTTCCAGAAGCTGAGACAGACGATCACTGAGATCATTGGCTTCTTTGTTCAAGTTTCTTATGTAATTGCAAGTCTCTTGTAACACCTTCGATGCTGATACCTGTATATTTTAAAGAATGTACATTTTATAGTCAGAAATCTGATTATATATTCAAAGCAAGTCTTATCATGGAGTAATGATGTGTCATAATTAATGATgtagtatgatttttttttggaacgacTTGATGATGTAGTATGATATAGATGATTATTGCTATGCATACTACAATATCATGCATTGTCATAAAAATAAGTTTAAGATGAATGCTCAtaacttataaaattaaaacagaaactaACACATTGTTTAGCCCTGACATGTACTAAACGAAAAAGATGCTTCCATTTATAGAAACAGGcctctttcttatttttctcaagTTCGtccttttcttgtttttatagaAACCAAGTTAACCAAATATATAATTCGAAAAGAACAAGTCGGGGCTGTACATACATGTATTGAATTGATAGTCCGTGAACCGATATAGTCGTCTCACATTCAATGcatataatcaaaaatataggTACAATTAATTAGAATTAGCTTAATGCTGAAGTTAGGGGAAATATGTTCCCCTTTCCTCAAAGTCTGGTTAATGGTCAAAAGTCTTTTAGAGACTTCAAATGCAATATCCCACATGAATTACTATATTATGACTGTAGCTAGGGAACTGTTCCAACATGTTGTAAATGTGAGTGTCTATTGAACATAGTACGTAACCCTAAgtaaattaaatatcatatcataAAATTGAAACTTATATATGTACATGTATAGAAGATAGAGTATATAGTAACTTCTAACAATGTTTTAATTACCGTGCTGGAACGACGGTTCTGGCGAATCTCTGGAATAGATTGTCGGAGCTTTGAGATAAGATCAGTGATCTGATCATCGCTAATCCTCGATGATGAGCTTGCTTGTCTCGACCTCCTGCTAGACGACATTTTCGTTTAAACTTTTTGCAGAGATTTGGAATATATGTGAATCCTAGAACACTCTCTTTTCTTGATCGCTGTGGGTTAGAGAAGAAGTataattgtttgtgtttgttaaGAGAAAGGGAGAAGAAAGGAGGAGAAAAAACGGTGTTATATAGAGGGCTAGGACCACTtgtacagagagagagagagagagagagatgaataGAGAGtaatacaataaatttaaattgggACGTTGGTATGACGAAGACAAGTGCATAAGAGAGAGAGCAGTGGTTTAGAATTGGAGTCAGTCACGTGATTTACAATTTATTAGATTGTGATGTGTATATGTGATAACTAACACGAGATCATTATATATAGAGCTAATTGGTAAATTGTCATCTGAAATCTGTTATAAAGCATAGAAAAACAAATGGAATTAGAAAGTATAGAAAGACAAATATTTAGTGTGGAATCGATTTATAATTTCagtcaataaaacaaagaacattATATATCATCActtgaatttataatattatactagTGTTAAGTGCCACAAAGAGAAAACACAATAGCATTTCAGGGGTTCAAGgcaaacatattaaatttttactataaactgtttctgaaaatataattactataccaataaaacatatatccaaattttaatattttagagaGGAGGCAAAACTATaacagtaaaaaaattattataaaactatataagtGATTGTGAACATCGtcatcatatatatgttaactgaaatatatatatatatataatgtagaTGTAAAGTTATAagtgataaattaatataaatgtaaaaaatataatattaaccaataaaatatttgataaaaatatagacAAAAAAAGCAATATCATCAAATACAAAGAAattacaataataagtaaatttaaaatataaaatatcatgaCACAAGTATGAAGCAAAATAGATTAAACCAAATAGAGataattatcattaattattaattactgaaaatatataagtaaaatatatttgctaactttttcaaaaaagaaaaaatatatatatttggtaaactattttaataaaataaaaaataaatgtcgGTACCCCTAAAATTTGTTATGTAAAAAAGGTCTGAGTGAGTAGCCTTTTTCTTAAGACATGGTGAGAGAATCAATTCCATGTTCAATCCATATACGGAAAACCAAGAAGATCTTGTGTATCAGTTATAGATATGGGTATAATAAAAACGAGGTTCACCTTTAAGAGGAAATTCAACTCATTTTCTCTGACCGATCAAAATGCCACATAGAtcgttaaataaaaatattaaattaaaaaaaatagctgAAAAAAAGAATGACGTCAATTTTAGCGACGATAACGCCCGcttggtaaaccctaaatcttaaatcctacaGCCTAGATCCTAAATTCAAAGCatatatcctaaactcaaatcctagatcttaaacccaaaccgtatactttaaatccaaatcttagaccataaacccaaaccgtaaatctttaacccaaaccgtaaatcctaaaccctaaacccaaaccctaatcctagacgcTATAAggtttggttttagggtttacggtttgggtttaagacctaggatttgggtttaaagtatatgatttgggtttaggatctaagatttgagtttagagtatatgatttggatttagggtctacgatttgggtttagggtatatggtttggatttagggtctaggatttgggttagCTTATAAGAttttggtttagggtctagagttTGAGTCTTGAATTTatggtataaaatttaagatttaaaatttatggtttagaatttaccTAGCGGCGTTAGCATCGTTAAAATTGGCGTTATTCTTTTTTCAgcaatttctttttaatataatattttttatttaataatttacgtgacattttgattggttataGAAGGTGCCGTGAATTTAAAGATTCACCTCcggagagtaaacctaggtttTGTTCAATAAAAACGATCACTTACATAGGTCGTTTTAGACGAACGTACGGTATCTAACCACTAGGGAGGGGAGGGGAGGGGGggctaacctttttttttatcagtggGAGGGGCTAATCTTAGTCCAAGATCTATTTCACGTGTGTGTATGACTCAGGTATACTCAGTAGGTAACTAGTGTATGCTTaggattatttatttatatctctAATGAAATTACATCACCCCACCGAACCTAATTACCCCGAACTTTTCGTAAGACCGATAGTTTTCCTAAAACACATGGTGACGAACTGACGACGATGATatgtaaaatatgaattattagCGATACAATCTCGAATATTGAAAGTTAGAAAAGACATTTGGCGTGTTGATCAACTCTATTAACTTTGTCTCTTTTAAGTATTACCCTGCTAATGTAATGCGGCTGCGGATAAATTGGCCAAAGAGGCTTTGTTTCCAGAGGCAAAGCTAGGAATTTTATCTACTGGGTACAttattaataagaaaagaaaataagacaTAAAAAGGATTCGAGCATAAATTATTGGGGGTGCACACCCTAGGGTTTTACCATCTGGTCTACCAAACTCTTAATGGTTTACCTTACAAAATTATAGTACATAAGGTGGCTCCACCCctgtttgtttatattttcaaattccTCTTTGATGGAGGTGTAAACTCTAGTTCTGAAAAGAGAAATAAGGTTagacgagaaaaaaaaaatataagagagataaatcaatttatttatcagaaattagtttagttaaaattttatttaattaacatggtatcagagttCGATTTATGAAGTCTAACCAGATCAATAATTTATCTAAacctaaattttatttattaatctttgtCTTAATATTATGAGGTTGATGTTCAAATGCCTATCATCTCAAGAGTccgtatataataaaaaaaattatgatataaaatattttaaatcaaaagtTAGAAAAAGTCTTAtgtaatatataagagaaattAGCCAATCCAATTATCATCGGTCGGTTTACACTAGAAGTCCATCTAATTTAACATGAatgaaagatgatgatgatgagtagATGCATGATACATATTTAGAAAACAAGGAGATGGTGTGATGAATTGGACATTAAAGAAAAATGTTTGCTGATGAGCATACAAAAGTGGgactatttcttcttcttttttatcaaaGGTGGgactatttatgttttaatattttgaagttagTTTTGTTGTAAACAAAACAACTTTTAAGCTCCCATGTGATGACATGACACTCGTTTCTCCCCCTCTAATCAGGAGCATATCCACCCTTCACGCCCCTCCTCCCACATGACACTATTTTGTATATCAATCTTTTTTACAGTTACGAGATAACAATTTCAAAATCTCTACGTCTTTTTGGAAGACCGAAAGCTTTAGTATGAGACACAtattataacttatatatattaggggtatataaataaattttaagttgattttattaaaaaaatgaaggtgTAGCACTATCATATCTCTTTTTCTCACCTGGGTCCGCTTCAAGTTAAGCAGTTTGTTTAAGTTTGTTGTGCTTCAAATTTAACATAACAGATTACAAAACATGTTATTAACTAATACCGAATCTTTACGGGTAGGTTAGGTAAACACTGTATACAGTATATTGCGTCTCACTAGTCATGactcttaccaaatatctaCAACTTCCAGAATCAAAAATGTCATGGGTTTCTTTATTTTGAAactaaccaaaaacaaaacaaaagaaactttaatatatatatataacttatatatgaTTTCTAAGAATCTCATATATAAAAACGTGTTagatttaaaatctatatatatataaatatgtttgctTCTCTCCTATGCTGCCACCTAGGATGCCACGTCAGAAAGTCATGCGTTCTGGAGCTGACACGTGTTCAGATAAGTAAAACTCAGCGTTTCATTTAATCGAGTTATGTTTCGTTTGTTCACATGTTAATGGGCTTCTAAACATTTAATTGGCGCAACGGAGAGAGATTGTCTTCCCCGATGGCGTGACCAAAAATTAAGGCTCGTGTCCTCTTCGATCTACACCAGCTATGGAAGAGATATGATGAATTGAGTGAATCAAATCGACGTGAAAAACCTCTGTGCCAAGCTTTAATTGCGTATTTTCGTCTTCTATTGTAACCTTCCAAGCGTTACATAACAACCTTCATAAATGCTTCCATGATTTCTCATTCATTGTATCTCTCTTTATGCCTTTTTCCTAGCAATGAATCTCCacctataaaaaggtaaagCTTCATCTCTTGAAAATCATCCTCACAAATCCAATAGCATTCGATATTTTCTCATTATAATAGTTAACTCCTCTGTTCGACTTGCTGATCTGAATTATGGGTTGTTCTTTCACCTTAGAGGTGAGGTTGCTCAGTTTCTGAGAAATTGACATGCTTTTTATTGAttctaagatattttgtttttaaaacatatcttaGTATTGAAATAATTTGTCTTTACGAAGAAAGTTGTataatctcaaaaaaaattgtatcctaATAAGGGACTCTTTGATAACAACAAAGTGTGTTTACGAAGTCAAAAAAATAGAAGGACATACATATCTTTCAGTTATGTCATCGATATGGTAAATGTGCTGAAGGAACCATGACAGAGGAAGATGTTGTCCTGAGAGaaagttcaaacaaaaaatatggcaTGAAAAAGTATAAAAGTTTTTCGTTTCCTAaatccgaggaacatgtcctcATGAACTAAAGTGGTCATCAGAAgagttaaaagttttttttgtgtttcttaatCTGAgatgtgttatttgttttggtttttagaaCTGTAGAATGCTATATCTTATGTGGAATgggaaaaataaatactatagaACTAAAGTAACTATAAATGTGTGGGAGCCAAAGATACAGCAGCAGTACGAGTTCACCTTCTCGCAGATATGGCTTCTCAGTGACTTATTCAGAAAGTATCTTAACAGCATATAAGCTGGTTGGCAAGTACACTCAGTAAACTTCTAAGGAGCGTGAATttgattttcattatttttttgtataatgatttgtgtgttttattacaGATTAGCCGGATTTATATGGTGACAAACTGACAACAATACAAAGGCTCTTTATTTACTGGACTGTAGgatctttagaaaaaaaagttatgttaatgtttttaaaattttgaagcttcttaaaataaatatagtattatttgtataaactttatatttttactatgtcaaattgaaatagaaataataagaatatttctattattacattttcttaattatttttgataatattgtattatttaacgatagagaataatgaaagttgttgtcattttaattcaaatcaaaaatatttattaacaataacaatatgatctcagaattatttccattattttttgtttataatattattttcaatacataataattttaaatgtttcataagttaatatgaatttatgtaaaataatttttataataacttcCCGCCTGTAGGTCGGGCCGATCCTAGTATCATATAAACATATGGTGAATTCGCTTGTCGCCTATTTTAAACGAAACATTCATAAAATTAGCATTGTATTAaagtttagattatgtattaaaacaaattgaaaacaAGTGTTAATATAACTTGCGCTTTGAGACATATTATATCATCCAAACAAGTTTTGCAAGACAAAGGAAAAACATTATGAAAAttgcaaaatataattttcataatcaGGGCATCTCTAGTATGAACGATACTAGTGATGCATACATATATGTGCCCTGATTATGAAGATTATAAGCTATGAaatgtgaaaagaaaaaaaacaaactagctaaagtttaataatgttttgtgACATTTCTCTAGACACTACTCATGTTCTAAGGCACATGGCACTGGAAAGTTATTCAAACTTCTGCTAGTTCTATCTAGGTCTTCAGGcattacataaaaattatccaaactTTTGGATACTGACATGGCAAGCTGTGAATGGTCAGAACATAGAAGAAGGATCTTGTTCGATCAATTAATAAATCATGATTAGCTTCTCTCAAGATTTGAGGACTAATTTGGCAGGTCAAATAGAAATTGACTTATGAATCTTATTATCTTAATTACACCTATATCTTTTCGCCTTAAATTTTTGATAGATATGATATAGGCAAAATTATCAAGGAGAGGGACGGGTGTTCTTGAAAATATAGACATTGATTGTGAATGCTTGTCTTAGTCTGTTTGTAGTCTAAATGTCTATCAAATATGtgccacaaaaaaaattattttatttaaatttttattcttaatcTGATGTctcgaatttaaatttttgtttcttgtaacCAGCGACACACTTCTGTCATAGTATAGTAAGAAATATTTATGTCTCCAATTTCTGTctataatttgtatttgtagTTCGTACTTGTTACTAATGCTAGTTAAGCATGTCTGAATTCAACAAATATATAGATGTAAGGAGTTCAATAACTGCAATATCTTCTgataaaaatagagataaatGTATTACAATATTACAAGAATAGCCTAACTTGCTTTAAACCACTAAACTAATTTATGTAAACTGCAAACTAAACAAATCAATTCGCATAATGGACAAGAAAGACGCACACAGAGCTGTGAAAACCGTCTAAAAATTTTCTTGTAAACGTATTTTTATAGTATCCTCCCATTGATATGTCATCAACAAATAGATTTGGGGAGACGTGCTCatcaacttgttttttttttcgttctttTAGATGGGCCTCTACATGACCAGTCCAGTGGTCAATTCATGCCCGTTTCGTTAACCCTATATGACCACTCCAATGGGCAATGGGCAATGGACAATGGACGTTGAAATGTTAATATCAAGCCAGTACACACACAATAATTGCTGTGACTAAACAAAAGTCCAAAGCGTTCGTAAAATATTGTCAAAAGAATATTAATTAACTATATCAAATGTTGTTGTTAAGCTGTATTATTTTCTCCTACCGTATCATTGTCACTTTGTCAGTTTAGAAGTTCAGTTTCGCAAGcaaaatttgtttcatttttaattcTCCTACCTACCAGCCATTGTATACGTGTAAATAAATAATTCGGAACGGCTCGTGTTGCGTTtactaaacataataatatagtttttcaaCTTGTGGTTTGCTTGTCAATTTCAAGTTAGTTAATATTGacaaattactatttttattaactatcaaacaatttatatttattttaaacaccTAATTGACGAGATTGCCTATAATTACcaaagttatattatgtttatactgtttttttttcttgtttgagaCTGTATTTGGCCGCCTTTTTCAGTTGGCAATAGTAAATATACATCAAGCAACCCAAAATCCATATACAAATGATATTCCACAAagaataattgataaaaattacaaaacgtTCCCATAAAACTAGTGTACTTTTGTAACATCTATTGATAATTTAAACTACAATATTCACAACTCCCATGACAGTATAAACAAGATCATGTTAGTATAAGTAACAACACCACCATAGTCAAAATAGAACGCTTATAACGATATGGCTGCTTTGCATATGAATATCTCTTGTCTCATCTTTCTTCAAGTACTACTGCTCTTGCTCTCTTTGTTTGCTCAAACCAATGCGCAAGGGTTGAAAGTCGGGTTCTATGACAACACATGCCCGAAAGCTGAGGGTATTGTCAAGAAGTCTGTCCTCGATGCGATAAAGAAGGATCGGACAATTGGAGCTCCTTTGCTCAGAATGTTCTTCCACGACTGTTTCGTTAGGGTAATGTTCTTTCTTGATGACAACCCTAATTTCCAATTCATATTTTTAGTATTCTGTCGACCTAATGAATGAACCATGTTTAGGGATGCGAAGGGTCGGTCTTGCTAGAGCTAAAGAACAAAAAGGACGAAAAGAATGCGCCTCCTAATCTCAGCCTTCGAGGGTTTGAGATCATAGATAATGTCAAGGCAGCTGTAGAAAAGGAGTGTCCAGGCGTTGTTTCTTGCTCTGATGTATTGGCCCTTCTCGCTAGAGACGCAGTGGTTGCGGTTAGTATCAATTTATATCTAAATATTAAGTGACATATAGTTatctagtatattttttttattttggttggGTCACGAAATCTATATGTCTGTTACGAAGTTCACATGGTGATTTTAAACTCTAGAAATTAGGTTTGGATACAAATTTAGTCGCAGATTTATGACTgatctcaaaataaatatactccaaaaattgtaatatagtaatatttctaatatgatATCCCaatcattaatatattttcagctCAATGGACCGTCATGGGGAGTTGAAACGGGAAGAAGAGACGGCCGGGTTACAAACATCAATGAAGCCAGAGCGAACTTACCATCACCATTTGATAATATCACTAGCCTTATCACCCAATTTCGTTCCAAAGGCCTCGACAAGAAAGACCTCGTTGTGCTTTCAGGTATGTTATATAATCAATAAATTCATAACATATATTAGAAGTTAGATTGTCAGAATAGCGTATCATATAATTAACAGTCCATTTTTCTGAGCaaacatgaaaaatattgtGTTAGCAAGTTCAATTAACCAAGTTATAATAGAGTTGACCTgaaaatggaaaaactagctacagtataaaatatttaccaagtTCAGTTCAGGTCAACTCTGTTAGAACTAAAAATTGATAGTTCTGATAGACAACCAAACTAAGTCTTACGGTTAAAAATAttccataacaaaaaaaaaattatgctgaATATGTATGTATTTACATGTTGATAGGTGGACACACGGTTGGGAACGGACATTGTCCTCTGATCACAAACCGACTCTACAATTTCACCGGAAAAGGAGACAGCGACCCGAACCTAGACACGGAATACGCAGCCAACCTCAGAGGAAGATGCAAGCCTACCGATACCACGACGGCTCTAGAAATGGATCCAGGAAGCTTCAAAACATTCGACAAAAGCTACTTCAAGCTTGTGTCTCAAAGAAGAGGGTTCTTCCAATCTGACGCAGCTCTTTTGGACAACCAAGAAACTAAGTCTTACGTTCTCAAGCAAACAAAAAGCTATGGATCTACTTTCTTTAAGGACTTTGGTGTCTCTATGGTGAAGATGGGTCGGATTGGGGTTTTGACCGGTCGGGCCGGGGAAGTTCGGAAGAAGTGCAGAATGGTTAACTAAGTCGAGATATTCTCGTGAAATTGTGATTATTTGTGAAAAATTGTTTGTGTATTTTCTCTGAAGAATCATATGTATGAAGTAAACGTATTGAAAtgggaaataaaataaaactataataaatattttttgacttgagtataaatttttttttttattagtaaatagCTTCTTTGCATTAGTCGATCTTATCTTCaactaaaagtatttttttgaattcaaaCTCTAGTAGGTGGCCCTAATTTGTATCTTATTTTTCAGAGGGCTTAGTCATTTCTTTTTGGCCGATATAACACATGATATGTATGAACGTAGTTGATAATTACAGGCGTATAGAGAAAGATATGTAAACAAAAGTCTAGCATAAAGTTTCATGAACTCATATATACATTCACGGTTTATATACACATGACATTATGACAAGAGAAAGACTCTCTCTAAAGAGTTCTTCCAGTAACACAAcgaacaagaaagaaaaaacagagaacttaaaaaaagaaaacgcaTCAGGACAGAACACCTGCACACAACAAAACGATTAAGCAAAGTTAATAgggcaattttctcaaatagaCCTTTTTAAagtttactagattttgacccgcgcttttaaattgtaaataatttttatatgaattagtattttagaattgttttccattattatgttacaaattcgtattatatagaagaagataatttttttaaaaaaatatataatttatcaattagttTATTTGGGTTTTGTATGTACATTATTACGTAATTCTCTCTTAAATCTAGGTATTTTATCCGAAACCAACTCGAAATCAGGTTTGGTTTGGGTCTGGGTCAAGGAAAAAGTATCTATAGTGTATTTCTTTGGACCCGTGGGGCTTTATTCGAGTACGGGTCCTATCCAAGACTTTATTGGGTAACCAAagtacccaaaatattttgttattaggtatttttggatattatgaatatgtttttggtataacggatatttttaagttacgggttcagattttcggttttgagttctgaataaaatttcaaaatttttaaaaatatattttggtatgtGGATaaagttttaagtatttttggtttttctggTCATgttaaatttttggattttttggatatttgaatattttaaggtagttttgagattttgagtATTTTTCGTGTTTCTGGGATTTTTCTGGTACTTCGAGTTTTTTCGGGTCCTCAATACCTGAACGAATAACGATCCGTTATTTACCTAAAAATTACAGGTATATGAATTATAGACCCGGACCCATCCAGATCTGAAATAAACGAACCTACCTgaatccaaaccaaaaattattaGATACCTAGTTAGGGCCACATGTATGGACTCGTAAAATACGGACCGGAAAAGAATGATCTGTACTTGATCCAAAAACGCGAATGCCCAAGCCTACTCTCTTACAGTATATTGTGTGTGCGCTTTATAAGAGTTACGTTTGTTGAATTGGTGaaatttaagatatgtttaacagatttttggataatttaataatataaagttatatgatttataatattcttaaacttatattaaataataaaatttaagttaatataatatatataatttttgtaacatatagttttctaaagtatttttatcaattttgattttgtaaatatttgatgTGTCTGAATATTGTAG
The nucleotide sequence above comes from Brassica oleracea var. oleracea cultivar TO1000 unplaced genomic scaffold, BOL UnpScaffold00958, whole genome shotgun sequence. Encoded proteins:
- the LOC106320561 gene encoding transcription factor PRE2-like, with translation MSSSRRSRQASSSSRISDDQITDLISKLRQSIPEIRQNRRSSTVSASKVLQETCNYIRNLNKEANDLSDRLSQLLETIDPNSPQAAIIRSLINE
- the LOC106320564 gene encoding peroxidase 56, encoding MAALHMNISCLIFLQVLLLLLSLFAQTNAQGLKVGFYDNTCPKAEGIVKKSVLDAIKKDRTIGAPLLRMFFHDCFVRGCEGSVLLELKNKKDEKNAPPNLSLRGFEIIDNVKAAVEKECPGVVSCSDVLALLARDAVVALNGPSWGVETGRRDGRVTNINEARANLPSPFDNITSLITQFRSKGLDKKDLVVLSGGHTVGNGHCPLITNRLYNFTGKGDSDPNLDTEYAANLRGRCKPTDTTTALEMDPGSFKTFDKSYFKLVSQRRGFFQSDAALLDNQETKSYVLKQTKSYGSTFFKDFGVSMVKMGRIGVLTGRAGEVRKKCRMVN